One Amycolatopsis thermophila DNA segment encodes these proteins:
- a CDS encoding limonene-1,2-epoxide hydrolase family protein, giving the protein MADPKSTVTSFLTALERGDVEGALTFVDPGVVYQNVPLPPARGIAAVEKQLRLLTRYRIGFEARVHHIAADGPIVLTERTDVLRAGAWDARFWVCGTFEVREGGIVLWRDYFDWATFLASSVRGAGKAVVTGASTLLARARLRD; this is encoded by the coding sequence ATGGCGGACCCGAAGAGCACGGTGACCTCGTTCCTGACGGCCCTCGAGCGCGGCGACGTCGAAGGCGCGCTGACCTTCGTCGACCCCGGTGTCGTGTACCAGAACGTGCCGCTCCCCCCGGCGCGCGGGATCGCGGCCGTGGAGAAGCAGTTGCGGCTGCTCACCCGCTACCGCATCGGGTTCGAGGCGCGGGTGCACCACATCGCCGCCGACGGCCCGATCGTGCTGACCGAGCGCACCGACGTGCTGCGTGCGGGCGCCTGGGACGCGCGGTTCTGGGTCTGCGGCACCTTCGAGGTGCGCGAGGGCGGGATCGTGCTGTGGCGGGACTACTTCGACTGGGCCACGTTCCTCGCCTCGAGCGTGCGCGGCGCCGGGAAGGCCGTCGTCACCGGCGCGTCCACGCTGCTCGCTCGTGCGCGCCTGCGGGACTGA
- a CDS encoding TauD/TfdA dioxygenase family protein, translated as MPVELPERVRLRPARVPAGGILEGPRLLSRLHENAHSRPYEMFHVRPLGRVIGAEIEGVDLGRPLTPALRDELNRALLEWKVLFFRDQDIDSAQQRAFARNWGPLETNPFLPAGDSAEVVRFARGAGVPGFENIWHTDVTWRPAPALGSVLRLVEVPPLGGDTLWADMAAAYDNLPADVRERIDGRRAVHDFVPGFARFAGHDLLARLQDRFPPVEHPVVRVHPETGRRTLFVNQAFTTHITGLDRDESDRLLRLLFAQAHVPEYQVRFTWRPGSVAFWDNRATQHYAVNDYHPHVRVAERVAIAGDRPF; from the coding sequence ATGCCCGTTGAGCTGCCCGAACGCGTCCGACTCCGTCCGGCCCGGGTTCCGGCCGGCGGCATCCTCGAAGGCCCGCGTCTCCTGTCGCGCCTGCACGAGAATGCCCACTCGCGCCCCTACGAGATGTTCCACGTGCGCCCGCTGGGACGGGTGATCGGCGCCGAGATCGAGGGCGTGGACCTCGGACGGCCCCTCACCCCCGCGCTGCGCGACGAACTGAACCGCGCGCTGCTGGAGTGGAAGGTGCTCTTCTTCCGCGACCAGGACATCGATTCCGCGCAGCAGCGGGCGTTCGCGCGGAACTGGGGCCCGCTGGAGACCAACCCGTTCCTGCCCGCCGGCGACTCCGCCGAGGTGGTCCGGTTCGCGCGCGGCGCCGGGGTGCCCGGCTTCGAAAACATCTGGCACACCGACGTGACGTGGCGCCCGGCGCCCGCGCTCGGCTCGGTGCTGCGCCTGGTCGAGGTGCCACCGCTGGGCGGCGACACCCTGTGGGCCGACATGGCCGCCGCCTACGACAACCTGCCGGCCGACGTGCGGGAACGGATCGACGGCCGTCGCGCGGTGCACGACTTCGTCCCCGGTTTCGCCCGCTTCGCCGGCCACGACCTGCTGGCCCGCCTGCAGGACCGCTTCCCGCCGGTCGAGCACCCGGTGGTGCGTGTGCACCCGGAGACCGGGCGCCGCACCCTGTTCGTCAACCAGGCCTTCACCACGCACATCACCGGCCTGGACCGCGACGAAAGCGACCGCCTGCTGCGGTTGCTGTTCGCGCAGGCGCACGTTCCGGAGTACCAGGTGCGGTTCACCTGGCGGCCCGGCTCCGTGGCGTTCTGGGACAACCGCGCCACCCAGCACTACGCCGTCAACGACTACCACCCGCACGTCCGCGTCGCCGAACGCGTCGCGATCGCCGGTGATCGTCCCTTCTGA
- a CDS encoding FAD-dependent oxidoreductase: MSLPILMTVDDDPSVSRSVARDLRRRYGQDYRVVRAASGADALDALREIKLRGDAVAAILADYRMPHMDGITFLEQAMDLFPSARRALLTAYADTDAAIQAINVVDVDHYLLKPWDPPEEKLYPVVDALVEAWRAAGERPVEETKVIGHRWSSPSYKVRDFLARNSVPYRWYSVDEPEACRLLEAAECAAEDIPVLITPDGTVLRKPQGEQIADAVGLSTRPASEFYDLVVVGGGPAGLGAAVYGASEGLRTVLVERRATGGQAGQSSRIENYLGFPDGVSGAQLTDRARRQAQKFGAEVLTTRDVTGLEARGSARVVKFGDGSEIAAHAVVLATGVSYRALEAEGVAELTGRGVFYGSASTEAPECAGEHVYIVGGANSAGQAAVFFARYAKEVSILVRGASLQASMSHYLIEQIEGIDNIHVRTRTTVVRAHGTDHLEELTLCDQERGVTETVPTGHLFVFIGAAPRTEWLGDDVLRDEHGFVCTGPDLVVEGKRPPGWTLDRDPHHLESSIPGVFVAGDVRSQSVKRVASAVGEGAMAVTLVHRYLEAR; encoded by the coding sequence GTGAGCCTGCCCATCCTCATGACCGTCGACGACGATCCGTCCGTGTCCCGGTCGGTCGCCCGTGACCTCCGCCGTCGTTACGGCCAGGATTACCGCGTCGTGCGCGCCGCCTCCGGCGCGGACGCGCTCGACGCGCTGCGCGAGATCAAGCTGCGCGGTGACGCGGTCGCCGCGATCCTCGCCGACTACCGCATGCCGCACATGGACGGCATCACGTTCCTGGAACAGGCGATGGACCTGTTCCCGTCGGCGCGGCGAGCGCTGCTGACCGCCTACGCCGACACCGACGCGGCCATCCAGGCGATCAACGTCGTCGACGTCGACCACTACCTGCTCAAGCCGTGGGACCCGCCGGAGGAGAAGCTCTACCCGGTGGTCGACGCGCTCGTGGAGGCCTGGCGCGCGGCCGGTGAGCGCCCGGTCGAGGAGACGAAGGTGATCGGGCACCGGTGGTCCTCGCCGTCCTACAAGGTGCGGGACTTCCTGGCCCGCAACTCCGTGCCCTACCGCTGGTACTCCGTCGACGAGCCGGAGGCCTGCCGCCTGCTCGAGGCGGCGGAGTGCGCGGCCGAGGACATCCCGGTGCTGATCACGCCGGACGGCACCGTGCTGCGGAAACCGCAGGGCGAGCAGATCGCCGACGCGGTCGGCCTGTCCACCCGCCCGGCGTCGGAGTTCTACGACCTGGTGGTCGTCGGTGGCGGCCCGGCGGGGCTGGGCGCGGCGGTCTACGGCGCGTCGGAGGGGCTGCGCACGGTCCTGGTCGAGCGGCGGGCCACCGGGGGACAGGCCGGGCAGAGCTCGCGGATCGAGAACTACCTCGGCTTCCCGGACGGCGTGTCCGGGGCGCAGCTGACCGACCGGGCCCGGCGCCAGGCCCAGAAGTTCGGCGCCGAGGTGCTGACCACGCGGGACGTCACCGGCCTGGAAGCGCGCGGTTCGGCGCGGGTGGTGAAGTTCGGCGACGGCAGTGAGATCGCCGCGCACGCCGTCGTCCTCGCGACCGGTGTGTCCTACCGGGCGCTGGAGGCCGAGGGGGTGGCCGAACTGACCGGGCGCGGCGTGTTCTACGGCTCGGCGTCCACCGAGGCTCCGGAGTGCGCCGGCGAGCACGTCTACATCGTCGGCGGTGCGAACTCCGCCGGGCAGGCCGCGGTGTTCTTCGCCCGCTACGCCAAGGAGGTCTCGATCCTGGTGCGCGGCGCATCGCTGCAGGCGTCGATGTCGCACTACCTGATCGAGCAGATCGAGGGCATCGACAACATCCACGTCCGCACCCGCACCACCGTGGTGCGCGCGCACGGCACGGACCACCTCGAAGAGCTGACGTTGTGCGACCAGGAGCGGGGTGTCACCGAGACCGTGCCCACCGGGCACCTGTTCGTGTTCATCGGCGCGGCCCCGCGGACGGAGTGGCTCGGTGACGACGTGCTGCGCGACGAGCACGGGTTCGTGTGCACGGGGCCGGACCTGGTCGTGGAGGGCAAACGACCACCGGGGTGGACGCTCGACCGCGATCCGCACCACCTGGAGTCGTCGATCCCGGGCGTGTTCGTGGCCGGGGACGTGCGGTCCCAGTCGGTGAAGCGGGTGGCGTCCGCGGTCGGCGAGGGCGCGATGGCGGTCACGCTCGTGCACCGGTACCTGGAGGCACGATGA
- a CDS encoding ATP-binding protein, translating to MSEPQLTREFLRELFLFTSLEDAQLDWILDHAKIEHYPAGTAIISEGDPATCFYVLLSGALRMTRLVGGSEVETVRSDQRGAYCGATQFFYGQQEQVYGASVYAVTELTFLTLPAKEFAEKFRSWFPMATHLLEGSYLGWRNSDALIGQRRRLLALGEMSAGLTHELNNPAAAAVRATAALRERVAGMRHKLAILAKRDIEPDLLELLLEVQERLVKQVADAPPLTAMQQADREDEIGDWLEERDIEQGWDLAPIFVAAGLTADSLDHVLESVGDGLLDGALRWLAYALETEMLMGEIEDSTTRISALVGAAKQYSQMDRAPHQWIDVHDGLDSTLVMLAGKIGTGVEVVKEYDRGLPTVPAYAGELNQVWTNIIDNAVSAMGGTGTLTLRTFREGDRVVVEIGDTGPGISAETKQRIFEPFFTTKPVGEGTGLGLDISWRIVVDRHRGDLRVESEPGNTRFRVYLPTTEQASE from the coding sequence ATGAGCGAGCCCCAGCTGACCCGAGAGTTCCTGCGCGAGCTGTTCCTGTTCACCAGCCTGGAGGACGCCCAGCTCGACTGGATCCTGGACCACGCCAAGATCGAGCACTACCCGGCCGGCACCGCGATCATCAGCGAGGGCGATCCGGCGACCTGCTTCTACGTGCTGCTGTCGGGTGCGCTGCGGATGACGCGGCTGGTGGGCGGCAGCGAGGTGGAGACCGTCCGGTCCGATCAGCGCGGCGCCTATTGCGGGGCGACGCAGTTCTTCTACGGGCAACAGGAGCAGGTCTACGGCGCATCGGTGTACGCGGTCACCGAGCTGACGTTCCTCACGTTGCCCGCGAAGGAGTTCGCCGAGAAGTTCCGCAGCTGGTTCCCGATGGCGACGCACCTGCTGGAGGGTTCCTACCTGGGCTGGCGCAACTCGGACGCGCTGATCGGGCAGCGGCGGCGGTTGCTGGCGCTGGGGGAGATGTCCGCGGGGCTGACCCACGAGCTGAACAACCCGGCGGCCGCGGCGGTGCGGGCCACCGCGGCGTTGCGGGAGCGGGTCGCCGGAATGCGGCACAAGCTGGCGATACTGGCGAAGCGGGACATCGAGCCCGATCTGCTGGAGTTGCTGCTGGAGGTGCAGGAGCGGCTGGTCAAGCAGGTGGCCGACGCGCCACCGCTGACGGCGATGCAGCAGGCCGACCGCGAGGACGAGATCGGTGACTGGCTCGAGGAGCGCGACATCGAGCAGGGCTGGGATCTGGCCCCGATCTTCGTGGCGGCGGGACTGACCGCGGACAGCCTCGACCACGTCCTCGAGTCGGTGGGCGACGGGCTGCTGGACGGGGCCCTGCGGTGGCTGGCGTACGCGCTGGAGACCGAGATGCTGATGGGGGAGATCGAGGACTCGACGACGCGGATTTCGGCGCTGGTGGGTGCGGCGAAGCAGTACTCGCAGATGGACCGGGCGCCGCACCAGTGGATCGACGTGCACGACGGTCTGGATTCGACGCTGGTGATGCTCGCCGGGAAGATCGGCACCGGGGTGGAGGTGGTGAAGGAGTACGACCGCGGCCTGCCGACGGTCCCGGCGTACGCGGGCGAGCTGAACCAGGTGTGGACGAACATCATCGACAACGCCGTGAGCGCGATGGGTGGCACGGGCACGCTGACACTGCGCACTTTCCGCGAGGGCGACCGGGTGGTGGTCGAGATCGGCGACACCGGGCCGGGCATCTCGGCGGAGACCAAGCAGCGGATCTTCGAACCGTTCTTCACGACGAAGCCCGTCGGCGAGGGGACGGGGCTCGGGCTGGACATCTCGTGGCGCATCGTGGTGGACCGCCACCGCGGCGACCTGCGAGTGGAGTCGGAACCGGGGAACACGCGGTTCCGGGTCTACCTGCCGACGACGGAGCAAGCCTCCGAGTAA
- a CDS encoding ATP-binding protein: protein MDAGDQRLHHLVPARSHNATSLRHELTRWAHAVALPEDTADAMVLAAYEAMINVVTHAYPVREEGPLELSAELRRDAVRVTVSDQGNWREPAAEPGPLHGRGLPLIHALAEHAEISPGPRGTTVQMRWPAPVSVEVATAPAAVEVEVATEPSAAGRGMAPVPAEVATAAAGRGTAPVSADARAAQAEGAGARAAGGPGAGRQLQPARLQ, encoded by the coding sequence ATGGACGCCGGAGATCAACGCCTGCACCACCTGGTGCCGGCCCGGTCGCACAACGCGACGAGCCTGCGACACGAACTCACCCGCTGGGCGCACGCCGTGGCGCTGCCGGAGGACACCGCGGACGCGATGGTGCTGGCGGCGTACGAGGCGATGATCAACGTGGTGACCCACGCCTACCCCGTGCGCGAGGAGGGGCCGCTGGAGCTGTCCGCGGAGCTGCGCCGGGACGCGGTGCGGGTGACCGTGAGCGACCAGGGCAACTGGCGCGAGCCGGCCGCGGAGCCCGGCCCCCTGCACGGCCGGGGCCTGCCGCTGATCCACGCACTGGCCGAGCACGCGGAAATCTCCCCCGGCCCCCGGGGCACCACGGTGCAGATGCGCTGGCCGGCGCCGGTTTCGGTGGAGGTGGCCACCGCGCCGGCGGCGGTGGAGGTGGAGGTGGCCACGGAGCCCTCGGCGGCCGGAAGGGGCATGGCGCCGGTTCCGGCGGAGGTAGCTACGGCGGCGGCCGGAAGGGGCACGGCCCCAGTCTCGGCCGACGCGCGCGCCGCCCAGGCGGAGGGCGCGGGCGCGCGGGCAGCGGGCGGCCCAGGTGCCGGAAGGCAACTCCAGCCAGCGCGCCTCCAGTAG
- a CDS encoding SpoIIE family protein phosphatase has protein sequence MTGRQADHGEAGAHEPPVFGLSDTVRVAAALRAEAEHAPDLATAAQAVVRRLRDGFAAAAELYTVDEDGSPVLVASAGDPPAGAALDGVIGPRPPAERFPVARSAGVLAFGGPLSGGRSFWIALRDPAGLPERTARAIAVSVRAGLLSRGTAAEREEALRDYLAMLEDVARVQGAALERAVDRVGAEAELVDMLQAIGLRLTAQLDIDTLVQEATDAATRGTAAAFGAFFYNLIDEFGESYTLYTLSGIPKETFDGFPMPRNTGVFAPTFNGSGIVRSDDITEDPRYGHNAPHFGMPEGHLPVRSYLAVPVITPTTREVLGGFFFAHPEPGRFTVRHEQIAAGIAGYAAVALDNARMFARHRSMATELARSMLPAVPDIPGLRIVSRYLPAAAGSEVGGDWFDVIQLPGGRTAFVVGDVVGRGVPAAAVMGQMRTAIRSYALVDLPPSDVLHNVSQLARSTPGAKFITCLYAVHDPIDDSLTYANAGHLPAVLIDAGGSTRQIAEALGMPLGVGEQYPQEQVPFPPGMRLVLYTDGLVESRTRELGAGIDELLAGLRALPADGDLDAGCDALIAQLTGGRHDDDVALLYVDHRGAHRRVASMALTRQVDVAAVREFVVGRLAGWGLDEVAEGAAKVAAELVTNALKHASAPLTLRLYHDGERLTVDVADRAGALPHILATGGIEHRGLQVVEEAATRWGTRTTPDGKVVWAELTTG, from the coding sequence ATGACCGGGCGGCAGGCCGACCACGGGGAAGCGGGGGCGCACGAACCCCCGGTCTTCGGCTTGTCGGACACCGTCCGGGTCGCCGCGGCGCTGCGCGCCGAAGCCGAACACGCGCCCGACCTCGCCACCGCCGCGCAGGCCGTCGTCCGCCGGTTGCGGGACGGGTTCGCCGCCGCGGCCGAGCTGTACACAGTGGACGAGGACGGGTCGCCGGTGCTGGTCGCTTCGGCCGGTGATCCGCCGGCCGGCGCCGCGCTGGACGGGGTGATCGGCCCGCGGCCGCCTGCGGAGCGGTTCCCGGTGGCCCGTTCGGCCGGGGTGCTGGCCTTCGGCGGCCCGCTGTCCGGTGGACGGTCGTTCTGGATCGCGCTGCGCGATCCGGCCGGCTTGCCGGAGCGGACCGCCCGCGCGATCGCCGTGAGCGTGCGGGCGGGGCTGCTGTCCCGCGGGACAGCCGCCGAACGCGAGGAAGCGCTGCGCGACTACCTCGCGATGCTGGAGGACGTCGCGCGGGTGCAGGGCGCGGCGCTCGAACGGGCCGTCGACCGGGTGGGCGCCGAGGCGGAACTGGTCGACATGCTCCAGGCGATCGGCCTACGGCTGACCGCCCAGCTCGACATCGACACCCTCGTCCAGGAGGCCACCGACGCGGCCACCCGCGGCACCGCGGCCGCGTTCGGGGCGTTCTTCTACAACCTGATCGACGAGTTCGGCGAGTCCTACACGCTCTACACGTTGTCCGGGATCCCGAAGGAGACCTTCGACGGCTTCCCGATGCCGCGCAACACGGGCGTGTTCGCGCCGACGTTCAACGGCAGCGGCATCGTGCGCAGTGACGACATCACCGAGGATCCGCGTTACGGGCACAACGCGCCGCACTTCGGCATGCCGGAGGGTCACCTGCCGGTGCGCAGCTACCTGGCCGTCCCGGTGATCACGCCGACGACGCGCGAGGTGCTGGGCGGGTTCTTCTTCGCCCACCCCGAGCCGGGGCGGTTCACCGTGCGGCACGAGCAGATCGCGGCCGGGATCGCCGGGTACGCGGCCGTCGCGCTGGACAACGCGCGGATGTTCGCGCGGCACCGGTCGATGGCGACGGAGCTGGCGCGCAGCATGCTGCCCGCGGTGCCGGACATCCCGGGCCTGCGGATCGTGTCGCGTTACCTGCCGGCCGCGGCGGGGTCGGAGGTGGGCGGCGACTGGTTCGACGTGATCCAGCTGCCCGGCGGGCGGACCGCGTTCGTGGTCGGCGACGTGGTGGGGCGCGGGGTGCCGGCGGCCGCGGTGATGGGCCAGATGCGCACCGCGATCCGGTCGTACGCGCTGGTGGACCTGCCGCCGTCCGATGTGCTGCACAACGTGTCGCAGCTGGCGCGGTCGACGCCCGGCGCCAAGTTCATCACCTGCCTGTACGCGGTGCACGACCCGATCGACGACTCGCTCACCTACGCCAACGCCGGGCACCTGCCCGCGGTGCTGATCGACGCCGGCGGGTCGACACGGCAGATCGCCGAGGCGCTGGGCATGCCGCTGGGGGTCGGCGAGCAGTACCCGCAGGAGCAGGTGCCGTTCCCGCCCGGGATGCGGCTCGTGCTGTACACCGACGGGCTGGTGGAGAGCCGGACGCGCGAGCTGGGCGCCGGGATCGACGAGTTGCTGGCCGGGCTGCGGGCGCTGCCCGCGGACGGTGATCTCGACGCCGGCTGCGATGCGCTGATCGCGCAGCTGACGGGCGGGCGTCACGACGACGACGTGGCGCTGCTGTACGTCGACCACCGCGGCGCGCACCGGCGGGTGGCGTCGATGGCGTTGACGCGGCAGGTGGATGTCGCGGCCGTGCGGGAGTTCGTGGTGGGGCGGCTAGCCGGGTGGGGCCTGGACGAGGTGGCCGAGGGCGCCGCGAAGGTGGCGGCCGAGCTGGTGACGAACGCGCTGAAGCACGCGTCGGCGCCGCTGACGCTGCGGCTGTACCACGACGGGGAGCGGTTGACGGTGGACGTCGCGGACCGCGCGGGCGCCCTGCCGCACATCCTGGCGACCGGCGGGATCGAGCACCGTGGGCTGCAGGTGGTCGAGGAGGCCGCGACGAGGTGGGGGACGCGCACGACCCCGGACGGCAAGGTCGTGTGGGCCGAGCTCACGACCGGTTGA
- a CDS encoding LCP family protein, with protein sequence MTPERPSTEQLIRAALAVEADRRPDPRAVLAELERRRAQPRRARTPVLVVAAAAVVVVAVAAVLVPKVLQRTEPVVGTPPAAGQTVLLAGLDDHDQADSVVLGRFRPDGTAALASIPRDSWVAIPGFGEGRLNSAYAGAKAAARERGQDEASATEAGARTLVDTVQQLTGTPIDHYALVGMSGFGALAQALHGVPVCLRAASHDPRTGASFPAGRQVLTATTAPDFLRQRFGLPNGDLDRIVRLQAFLRSAAEEVLTGNLLADPASVTALIHAVGRSVRTDPGWDLPGFAALLRTTRPAGLRIATVPVADDERTGTLGLDPGQVRTFVADLPATGPAPAGECVN encoded by the coding sequence ATGACCCCCGAACGCCCGAGCACCGAACAGCTGATCCGCGCCGCCCTGGCCGTCGAAGCGGACCGGCGCCCGGACCCGCGGGCCGTCCTGGCCGAACTCGAGCGCCGCCGCGCGCAGCCGCGCCGCGCCCGGACCCCGGTTCTGGTCGTGGCCGCCGCGGCGGTGGTCGTCGTGGCCGTCGCCGCCGTCCTGGTGCCGAAGGTGCTCCAGCGCACCGAACCCGTGGTCGGCACGCCGCCCGCCGCGGGCCAGACCGTCCTGCTGGCCGGCCTCGACGACCACGACCAGGCCGATTCGGTGGTGCTCGGCCGGTTCCGCCCGGACGGCACCGCCGCGCTCGCCTCGATCCCCCGCGACTCCTGGGTGGCCATCCCCGGGTTCGGCGAGGGCAGGCTGAACTCCGCCTACGCCGGCGCCAAGGCGGCCGCCCGCGAACGGGGCCAGGACGAGGCGAGCGCCACCGAGGCCGGGGCCCGCACGCTCGTCGACACCGTGCAGCAGCTGACCGGCACGCCCATCGACCACTACGCGCTGGTGGGCATGTCCGGGTTCGGCGCGCTCGCGCAAGCGCTCCACGGTGTGCCGGTGTGCCTGCGCGCCGCCTCCCACGACCCGCGCACCGGCGCGTCCTTCCCGGCGGGGCGGCAGGTCCTGACCGCGACGACGGCGCCGGACTTCCTGCGGCAACGCTTCGGCCTGCCCAACGGGGACCTGGACCGGATCGTGCGGCTGCAGGCGTTCCTGCGCTCGGCGGCGGAGGAGGTGCTCACCGGGAACCTGCTCGCCGACCCCGCGTCGGTGACCGCGCTGATCCACGCCGTCGGCCGGTCCGTCCGGACCGATCCGGGCTGGGACCTGCCCGGGTTCGCCGCTCTCCTGCGCACGACCCGGCCCGCCGGGCTGCGGATCGCGACCGTGCCCGTCGCCGACGACGAACGGACCGGCACCCTCGGCCTCGATCCCGGCCAGGTGCGCACGTTCGTGGCGGACCTGCCCGCGACAGGCCCGGCGCCGGCGGGGGAATGTGTGAACTGA
- a CDS encoding SigE family RNA polymerase sigma factor, with translation MRDRFDDFVAERLDRLLRYATALTCDPHLAQDVVQETLLRAQHRWSRIAGLAAPESYVRKMITNEYLSWRRLRSSRNVAAAHSTLDALATPVADPAEHFAERDAMRSRIAALPRKQRAAIVLRFYSDCTDAEIAEVLGCSAGTVRSHISRALSTLRTAERSRRVSVTEALS, from the coding sequence GTGCGGGACCGCTTCGACGACTTCGTGGCCGAACGCCTCGACCGCCTGCTCCGCTACGCCACGGCGCTGACCTGCGATCCGCATCTCGCGCAGGACGTCGTGCAGGAGACGCTGCTGCGCGCCCAGCACCGCTGGTCCCGCATCGCCGGGCTGGCCGCCCCCGAGAGCTACGTGCGCAAGATGATCACCAACGAGTACCTGTCGTGGCGGCGCCTGCGGTCCTCCCGCAACGTGGCCGCCGCGCACAGCACGCTCGACGCCCTCGCGACCCCCGTCGCCGACCCCGCCGAGCACTTCGCCGAACGCGACGCCATGCGCTCGCGGATCGCCGCCCTGCCGCGCAAGCAGCGCGCCGCGATCGTGCTCCGCTTCTACTCCGACTGCACCGACGCCGAGATCGCCGAGGTGCTCGGCTGCTCGGCGGGCACCGTCCGCAGCCACATCTCCCGCGCCCTGAGCACACTGCGCACCGCCGAGCGCAGCCGTCGCGTGTCCGTCACGGAGGCACTGTCATGA
- a CDS encoding metallophosphoesterase, translating into MLLLAHLSDIHLDGGERNAGRAARIVRYLADLPRPVDAVLVTGDLADHGSPQEYGEVATLLAGLPYPVFHCPGNHDARPAYREALLGEAPSDAPVNQARHAGGAVFALCDSSIPGSGAGHLADETLDWLDGVLAEEAGRPAFVAFHHPPVVLHHPLLDEIRQRQAERLAEVVGRHPDVVALFCGHAHTPSVSTFAGRPLVVAPGVVSTLSLPWEPGGEVGWADGGPLDHDRPPALAFHVVDDDRRLTTHFRLCP; encoded by the coding sequence ATGTTGCTCCTCGCGCACCTGTCGGACATCCACCTCGACGGTGGCGAACGCAACGCCGGGCGCGCGGCGCGGATCGTGCGCTACCTGGCCGACTTGCCGCGGCCGGTGGACGCCGTGCTGGTCACCGGCGACCTGGCCGACCACGGCTCGCCGCAGGAGTACGGCGAGGTCGCGACGCTGCTGGCCGGGCTGCCCTACCCGGTGTTCCACTGCCCCGGCAACCACGACGCGCGGCCCGCCTACCGGGAGGCGCTGCTCGGCGAGGCGCCGTCGGACGCGCCGGTCAACCAGGCCCGCCACGCCGGCGGTGCGGTGTTCGCGCTGTGCGACAGCAGCATTCCCGGCAGCGGCGCCGGACACCTGGCCGACGAGACGCTGGACTGGCTGGACGGCGTGCTGGCCGAGGAGGCGGGGCGGCCCGCGTTCGTGGCCTTCCACCACCCGCCGGTGGTGCTGCACCACCCGCTGCTCGACGAGATCCGGCAACGGCAGGCGGAGCGGCTCGCCGAGGTCGTCGGCCGCCACCCGGACGTGGTGGCCCTGTTCTGCGGGCACGCCCACACCCCGTCGGTGAGCACCTTCGCCGGGCGGCCGCTCGTGGTGGCGCCCGGAGTGGTGTCGACGCTGTCCCTGCCGTGGGAGCCGGGCGGCGAGGTGGGCTGGGCGGACGGCGGCCCGCTCGACCACGACCGGCCACCGGCGCTGGCGTTCCACGTGGTCGACGACGACCGGCGGCTCACCACGCACTTCCGGCTCTGCCCGTAG